A single window of Agromyces aureus DNA harbors:
- the galT gene encoding galactose-1-phosphate uridylyltransferase: MLDTEPVFDPAIAVRPAKLADGRDLIYFDDADTTLDAERSVDARTLDARPANAHMRQDPLTGEWVSIAAARQNRVMLPPAHLDPLAPQTPDNPSEIPSVYDVAVFENRSPSFGPALAEPGTSDAEALADLRRVGLERTKTSIGRCEVVCFSPAHEGSFGSLSRSRARTVIEAWAHRTAALSALPGVQEVFPFENRGREIGVTLPHPHGQIYSYPYITPRTERLLAAIDDYGPTLMADVLERERNGPRVLLSGEHWTAFVPFAARWPIEVHLLPHRHVPDFAATTLDERDELAGLYLQLLRGIDRIYDSPTPYIAAWHQAPVHEHRDDVRLMLQITSPRRAADKLKFLAGSEAAKGAWIGDVAPETAAEALRTAIAAAASDETATRATPTTANAHTTTTDAAASGTASDTEGTRA; the protein is encoded by the coding sequence GTGCTTGACACCGAACCGGTCTTCGACCCCGCCATCGCCGTGCGCCCCGCGAAGCTCGCCGACGGCCGCGACCTCATCTACTTCGACGACGCCGACACGACGCTCGACGCCGAGCGGTCGGTCGACGCGCGCACGCTCGACGCGCGCCCCGCGAACGCGCACATGCGTCAAGATCCCCTCACCGGCGAGTGGGTCTCGATCGCGGCGGCCCGCCAGAACCGCGTCATGCTGCCGCCGGCCCACCTCGACCCGCTCGCCCCGCAGACGCCCGACAACCCCTCCGAGATCCCGAGCGTCTACGACGTCGCCGTGTTCGAGAACCGCTCCCCCTCGTTCGGGCCCGCCCTCGCCGAGCCCGGCACCTCCGACGCCGAAGCGCTCGCAGACCTGCGCCGGGTCGGCCTCGAGCGTACGAAGACCTCGATCGGCCGCTGCGAGGTCGTGTGCTTCAGCCCGGCGCACGAGGGCTCGTTCGGCTCCCTCTCGCGTTCGCGGGCGCGCACCGTGATCGAGGCGTGGGCGCACCGCACCGCAGCGCTCTCCGCGCTGCCCGGCGTGCAGGAGGTGTTCCCGTTCGAGAACCGCGGCCGCGAGATCGGCGTCACGCTGCCGCACCCGCACGGCCAGATCTACTCCTACCCCTACATCACGCCGCGCACCGAGCGCCTGCTCGCGGCGATCGACGACTACGGCCCCACGCTCATGGCCGACGTCCTCGAGCGCGAGCGCAACGGCCCGCGCGTGCTGCTCTCGGGCGAGCACTGGACCGCGTTCGTGCCGTTCGCCGCGCGCTGGCCCATCGAGGTGCACCTGCTGCCCCACCGCCACGTTCCCGACTTCGCCGCGACGACCCTCGACGAGCGCGATGAGCTGGCGGGCCTCTACCTGCAGCTGCTGCGCGGCATCGACCGGATCTACGACTCCCCCACGCCCTACATCGCGGCCTGGCACCAGGCCCCCGTGCACGAGCACCGCGACGACGTGCGGCTCATGCTCCAGATCACGAGCCCGCGCCGTGCGGCCGACAAGCTCAAGTTCCTCGCCGGGTCCGAGGCGGCCAAGGGCGCCTGGATCGGCGACGTCGCCCCCGAGACCGCGGCCGAAGCGCTCCGAACCGCGATCGCGGCCGCCGCGAGCGACGAGACGGCGACCAGGGCGACTCCGACCACGGCGAACGCGCACACCACGACGACGGATGCCGCGGCATCCGGGACCGCATCAGACACCGAAGGAACCCGCGCATGA
- a CDS encoding DeoR/GlpR family DNA-binding transcription regulator, whose amino-acid sequence MTDAPLTALERRERALGLVAERGFVRVAELSDVFGVTTVTARADLDALERAGSIRRVHGGAVPTSSLIAVERPDREPSFEEALAASVEPKRRIGVHAASLVRNGQSIILDVGTTTLQIARALRARHDLDDLTVFTNGLSIALELEAEIPRFTVIVTGGSLRPKQHSLVHPLAGAMLAEVHVDVAFIGCNGVDPMHGVTNSNLPEASVKALMLRSAARSVVVADGSKLGEVHLGRIAAVDAFDTLITDAAAPAQLIAELGEAGLATAIAGDPEPGDEP is encoded by the coding sequence ATGACGGATGCCCCACTCACCGCCCTCGAGCGCCGCGAGCGCGCCCTCGGGCTCGTTGCCGAACGCGGCTTCGTGCGCGTCGCCGAACTGAGCGACGTCTTCGGCGTCACCACGGTCACCGCCCGCGCCGACCTCGACGCGCTCGAGCGCGCGGGCTCCATCCGGCGCGTGCATGGGGGAGCCGTGCCCACGTCGTCGCTCATCGCGGTCGAGCGGCCCGATCGCGAGCCGAGCTTCGAAGAGGCGCTCGCGGCATCCGTCGAACCGAAGCGCCGCATCGGCGTGCATGCGGCCTCGCTCGTGCGCAACGGGCAGAGCATCATCCTCGACGTCGGCACGACCACGCTGCAGATCGCTCGGGCACTCCGCGCTCGCCACGACCTCGACGACCTCACCGTCTTCACCAACGGGCTGTCGATCGCGCTCGAACTCGAGGCGGAGATCCCGCGGTTCACCGTCATCGTCACGGGTGGCAGCCTGCGACCGAAGCAGCACTCCCTCGTGCATCCGCTCGCGGGAGCGATGCTCGCCGAGGTGCACGTCGACGTCGCGTTCATCGGGTGCAACGGGGTCGACCCCATGCACGGCGTCACGAACTCGAACCTCCCCGAAGCGTCGGTGAAGGCCCTCATGCTCCGGTCCGCCGCGCGGTCGGTCGTCGTCGCCGACGGCTCGAAGCTCGGCGAGGTCCACCTCGGCCGCATCGCCGCCGTCGACGCGTTCGACACCCTCATCACGGATGCCGCGGCACCCGCCCAGCTCATCGCCGAGCTGGGCGAGGCCGGCCTCGCGACGGCGATCGCAGGAGACCCGGAGCCGGGGGATGAACCCTAG
- a CDS encoding aldose 1-epimerase family protein, whose amino-acid sequence MTLPTGEQFVLETSTASGDLRATITAVAAGIRTLSINGIDLVPPYGDDEVTPMGAGIVLVPWPNRIRDGVWRDDDGREHRLAITEPKFNNAIHGLLRYAEYRVVDQQRDSVTLAANIYPQLGYPFLLETAVHYELVADGLRVTHHIENLGGEAAPVAIGTHPYLKIGGVPTGDLVLKLDAASHIEVDDRMLPTGEVPVDGTEWDLREGRRVADLSLDDAFGEVVDRDGEVVHSLTAPDGRTVSIRADDEFAYVQVYTTHRFPGEGGQVAIAIEPMTAPAEAFNSGRGLRLLDPGEAWELSWGIHFEGFTAE is encoded by the coding sequence ATGACCCTTCCGACGGGCGAGCAGTTCGTGCTCGAGACCTCGACTGCGAGCGGCGACCTCCGCGCGACGATCACGGCCGTGGCCGCCGGCATCCGCACCCTCAGCATCAACGGCATCGACCTCGTCCCGCCGTACGGCGACGACGAGGTGACGCCCATGGGCGCCGGCATCGTGCTCGTGCCGTGGCCGAACCGCATCCGCGACGGCGTATGGCGCGACGACGACGGCCGTGAGCACCGCCTCGCGATCACCGAGCCCAAGTTCAACAACGCGATCCACGGGCTGCTGCGCTACGCCGAGTACCGCGTGGTCGACCAGCAGCGAGACTCGGTCACCCTCGCCGCGAACATCTACCCGCAGCTCGGCTACCCGTTCCTGCTCGAGACCGCGGTGCACTACGAACTCGTCGCCGACGGGCTGCGCGTGACGCACCACATCGAGAACCTCGGCGGCGAGGCTGCGCCGGTCGCGATCGGCACGCACCCCTACCTCAAGATCGGCGGCGTGCCCACGGGCGACCTCGTGCTGAAGCTCGACGCCGCGAGCCACATCGAGGTCGACGACCGCATGCTGCCCACGGGCGAGGTGCCCGTGGACGGCACCGAGTGGGACCTCCGCGAGGGGCGCCGCGTGGCAGATCTCTCGCTCGACGACGCCTTCGGCGAGGTCGTCGATCGCGACGGCGAGGTGGTGCACTCGCTCACTGCGCCCGACGGTCGCACCGTGTCGATCAGGGCCGACGACGAGTTCGCCTACGTGCAGGTCTACACGACCCACCGGTTCCCAGGCGAAGGCGGCCAGGTCGCCATCGCGATCGAGCCCATGACCGCGCCGGCCGAGGCGTTCAACTCGGGTCGCGGGCTCCGCCTGCTCGACCCGGGCGAGGCGTGGGAGCTCTCGTGGGGCATCCACTTCGAGGGGTTCACGGCCGAGTAG
- a CDS encoding MarP family serine protease: MVESVNVGRGNPARSAARSMLEGGCRRLGFAPTDGAADANGLPAASDALDERRTMGWSLLLDVLLVLVFIGAVANGYRTGLLRTAAGLIGVLLGAVAAAFVMPWVMGLVSAPEWRAPAAIGAALVLISIGGTAGGALGAVLGRGAEAVKLGVVDRVLGAVGNLLVTVFVVMLVASGVSAMGVPVVSPAIAGSRVLGTIEALTPTPAQRFLAEVRSAAVGEALPWLVDVLEVPAVPPTLPSGGVDDPEIAQAAASVVRVTGTAFECGVSMSGSGFVIAPDRIVTNAHVVAGVDEPVVETPGLTARSGRIVAFDADLDLAVIAVDGLDAAALPVTDAAAGTDVAVAGYPFGGPLELRPGRVMSVGPVTFREADGTSTRDVMTLAADVDHGNSGGPVLTGDGTVAGVVFAKSEAVENVGFAIPVSTLNAFAGSASSLDRAVDSGSCTTG, translated from the coding sequence GTGGTGGAATCCGTGAACGTCGGGCGCGGAAACCCGGCTCGCAGTGCGGCTCGCAGCATGCTCGAAGGCGGATGCCGCAGGCTTGGGTTCGCGCCGACCGACGGCGCTGCCGACGCGAACGGCCTGCCTGCGGCATCCGACGCGCTCGACGAACGGAGGACCATGGGCTGGAGCCTGCTGCTCGACGTGCTGCTGGTGCTCGTGTTCATCGGCGCCGTCGCGAACGGCTACCGCACGGGCCTGCTGCGCACGGCCGCCGGCCTGATCGGCGTGCTGCTCGGCGCGGTCGCGGCGGCCTTCGTGATGCCATGGGTCATGGGCCTGGTCTCGGCTCCCGAGTGGCGAGCGCCGGCGGCCATCGGTGCGGCGCTCGTGCTGATCTCGATCGGCGGCACCGCGGGCGGCGCTCTGGGTGCGGTCCTCGGCCGCGGCGCGGAGGCCGTGAAGCTCGGCGTCGTCGACCGCGTGCTCGGCGCGGTCGGCAACCTGCTCGTGACGGTGTTCGTCGTGATGCTCGTCGCCTCCGGCGTCTCCGCGATGGGCGTGCCGGTCGTCTCGCCCGCGATCGCCGGTTCCCGCGTGCTCGGCACGATCGAGGCGCTGACGCCGACGCCGGCGCAGCGGTTCCTCGCCGAGGTGCGGTCCGCGGCCGTCGGCGAGGCGCTCCCCTGGCTCGTCGACGTGCTCGAGGTGCCGGCGGTGCCGCCGACCCTCCCGTCGGGCGGCGTCGACGATCCCGAGATCGCGCAGGCCGCGGCATCCGTCGTCAGGGTCACCGGAACGGCCTTCGAGTGCGGCGTGTCGATGTCGGGCAGCGGGTTCGTGATCGCCCCCGACCGCATCGTGACGAACGCGCACGTCGTCGCGGGGGTCGACGAGCCCGTCGTCGAGACGCCGGGGCTCACCGCCCGATCTGGCCGGATCGTCGCATTCGACGCCGACCTCGACCTCGCGGTCATCGCCGTCGACGGACTCGACGCGGCCGCACTGCCGGTGACGGATGCCGCAGCCGGCACGGACGTCGCGGTGGCGGGTTACCCGTTCGGCGGTCCGCTCGAACTGCGGCCGGGGCGGGTCATGTCGGTCGGACCGGTGACGTTCCGCGAGGCCGACGGCACCTCCACGCGCGATGTCATGACGCTCGCGGCCGACGTCGACCACGGCAACTCGGGCGGCCCGGTGCTCACGGGCGACGGCACCGTCGCGGGGGTGGTGTTCGCCAAGTCGGAAGCCGTCGAGAACGTGGGGTTTGCCATTCCGGTGTCGACGCTGAACGCCTTCGCGGGCAGCGCTTCGTCGCTCGACCGGGCGGTCGACTCCGGCAGTTGCACGACCGGCTGA
- a CDS encoding LLM class F420-dependent oxidoreductase — MRVGMFLNYAGGFREAADEVAELEQAGVDLIAVPEAYSFDAVSQLGFLAARTSKITLASGILQLYTRTPTLTAMTAAGLDYVSGGRFELGIGASGPQVIEGFHGVRYDAPLGRTREIIEICRMTWRRELVVHAGRNYAIPLPAGEGTGLGKPLKLINHPVRERIPITVASLGQKSVEQTAEIADGWLPMFFHPEKATGVWGDALAAGTAKRSGDLAPLDVFASPALAITEDPALTALALAAAKPQLALYVGGMGARGKNFYNHLVASYGFEADAARIQDLYLEGRREEAVAAVPDELVRAISLIGSPSEVAERVAAFRQAGVTTLAVTPLARNSAERIALMSGFRSIVG; from the coding sequence ATGCGCGTCGGGATGTTCCTGAACTATGCGGGCGGGTTCCGCGAGGCGGCCGACGAGGTCGCCGAACTCGAGCAGGCGGGCGTCGACCTCATCGCCGTGCCGGAGGCGTACTCGTTCGACGCCGTCAGCCAACTCGGATTCCTCGCGGCGCGCACGTCGAAGATCACGCTGGCCTCCGGCATCCTGCAGCTGTACACGCGCACCCCCACGCTCACGGCGATGACCGCCGCCGGACTCGACTACGTCTCCGGTGGCCGATTCGAGCTCGGCATCGGCGCCTCCGGGCCGCAGGTCATCGAGGGGTTCCACGGCGTGCGCTACGACGCCCCGCTCGGCCGTACGCGCGAGATCATCGAGATCTGCCGCATGACCTGGCGGCGCGAGCTGGTCGTGCACGCCGGGCGCAACTACGCGATCCCGCTGCCCGCCGGCGAGGGCACCGGGCTCGGCAAGCCGCTGAAGCTCATCAACCACCCCGTGCGCGAGCGCATCCCGATCACGGTCGCCTCGCTCGGCCAGAAGTCCGTCGAGCAGACCGCCGAGATCGCCGACGGATGGCTGCCGATGTTCTTCCACCCCGAGAAGGCGACGGGGGTCTGGGGCGACGCGCTGGCGGCCGGTACGGCGAAGCGATCGGGCGACCTCGCCCCGCTCGACGTGTTCGCCAGCCCCGCGCTCGCGATCACCGAGGATCCCGCGCTCACCGCACTCGCGCTCGCGGCCGCGAAACCGCAGCTCGCGCTCTACGTCGGCGGCATGGGCGCGCGCGGCAAGAACTTCTACAATCACCTCGTCGCGAGCTACGGCTTCGAAGCGGATGCCGCGCGCATCCAGGACCTCTACCTCGAGGGTCGCCGCGAGGAGGCCGTGGCGGCCGTGCCCGACGAGCTCGTGCGCGCGATCTCGCTCATCGGCTCGCCTTCGGAGGTGGCTGAGCGTGTCGCGGCGTTCCGGCAGGCGGGCGTCACCACGCTCGCGGTCACGCCGCTCGCTCGCAACTCCGCCGAGCGCATCGCGCTCATGTCGGGCTTCCGCTCGATCGTCGGCTGA
- a CDS encoding DNA-directed RNA polymerase subunit beta: MASDDSFHRPTKFPPHVFDSYLGGEDPARLSRMAHDTAAALLARVREDPDPQVVERLISYTDEHGIDAIAELWSQASAKSLPGALWRVYLLRTLIRQDPQGVSLGYQRGAEVSHTIDQVVAGAPVPAGPDEVRELADRILHGLFVGDFAVALDRAAAFCRLVGVGYTSLADDADAADHVHPDRPRELTQRALRLTQLADEFAACARLWRRDALD, translated from the coding sequence ATGGCTTCCGACGATTCCTTCCACCGTCCGACCAAGTTCCCGCCGCACGTGTTCGACTCGTACCTGGGCGGCGAAGATCCCGCTCGGCTCAGCCGCATGGCCCACGACACGGCCGCGGCCCTCCTTGCGCGCGTGCGCGAAGACCCAGACCCGCAGGTCGTCGAGCGCCTCATCTCGTACACCGACGAGCACGGCATCGACGCGATCGCCGAGCTGTGGTCGCAGGCGTCGGCGAAGAGCCTCCCCGGTGCGCTCTGGCGCGTCTACCTGCTCCGCACGCTCATCCGCCAGGACCCCCAGGGCGTCAGCCTCGGCTACCAGCGCGGCGCCGAGGTGTCGCACACGATCGACCAGGTCGTCGCGGGTGCGCCGGTTCCTGCCGGCCCCGACGAGGTGCGCGAGCTCGCCGACCGGATCCTGCACGGGCTCTTCGTCGGCGATTTCGCCGTCGCGCTCGACCGGGCGGCCGCGTTCTGCCGTCTGGTCGGGGTCGGATACACGAGCCTCGCCGACGACGCGGACGCTGCCGACCATGTGCACCCCGACCGCCCGCGCGAGCTCACGCAGCGGGCCCTCCGGCTCACCCAGCTCGCCGACGAGTTCGCGGCCTGCGCCCGCCTGTGGCGGCGCGACGCGCTCGACTGA